GCAGCATTGGCCGTGGCGAAGCCCACGTAGGCGCGGACCGCGGCGTCCAGCCGCTTCGCGAAGGACTCGCCGGCCCGTTCCTGGGACGCCGCGAGGACGTCGGCAAAGCGTTCGAAGCCGATCAGCGCCAAGGCCTCCAGCAGCGCCTGCTTGTCCTTGAAGTGGCGGCTCGGGGCGGCGTGACTGACCCCCAGGTCGCGGGCGAGCTCGCGCAGAGACAGGGCGGCCTGCCCCTTGTCCCGGAGCGTCTCCTCGGCGCGCACCAGGAGCGCGGCGCGGAGGTCTCCGTGGTGATAAGGGCGATGTCGGGTCTGCATGGTCGTCATTGTAGCGGACATGTAACCGACGCCTACATTGTGGACGCCGTCACCATTGTTGCCATTGACAGCAATGTTGGCAGCGCCTACCTTAGCGGGTATGGCTACTGAATCCACCAAGTGGAAAATCACCGACTTCCCTGACCAGACCGGCCGTACCGCCGTCGTCACCGGCGCGAACAGCGGACTCGGCATCGCCACCGTCGACGCGCTGGCCCGTGCGGGAGCACGCGTCATCCTCGCCGTACGGGACGTGAAGCGCGGCGAGGCCGCCGCCGCGAACGTACTGGGCGCCAAGGGCAGCCTCGAAGTGCGACGGCTCGACCTGGCGGACCTCGCCTCGGTGCGGGAGTTCGCGGCGGGCTGGAAGGGCGACCTCGACCTGCTGATCAACAACGCGGGCGTGATGAACGTCCCGGAGTCGCGCACGAAGGACGGCTTCGAGACGCAGTTCGGCACGAACCATCTCGGGCACTTCGCGCTGACCAACCTGCTGCTGCCGCACGTCACCGACCGCGTGGTCACGGTGGCATCCGCTGCACACCGGTGGTCCGGCGCCAGTATCTACTTCGACAACCTCAACCTGACCGGCCAGTACGCCCCCATGGTCGCGTACGGCCAGTCCAAGCTGGCCAACCTGCTGTTCACGCTGGAACTCCAGCGCCGCCTCACCGAAGCCGGCTCACCCGTGCGTGCCCTCGCCGCCCACCCCGGCTACGCCGCCACCAACCTCCAGAGCCACGACGCCAACTTCGTACGGCGGCTCCTGATGCGGCTGACCAACCGGTTGATCGCCCAGGACAGCCAGTCCGGCGCCCTCCCGACTCTGTACGCCGCCGTCCAGGACCTGCCCGGTACCTCCTACGTCGGCCCGGACGGCCGTGGCGAGTCGCGCGGCGGACCGACTCTGGTAGGCAGGAGCCAGGCGGCCAGCGACCCGGTATCCGCACGACGTCTGTGGACGGCCTCCGAGGAACTGACTAACACGACCTTCCCGTCGCTGCCCCGGGCGACGGCCCCGACCCGGGCCTAGTCCGGGAACTCTGCTTGACCCCTCTTCCTGAGACGCGTTCCAAAGGCCGAGGACGCCTTAGGCGGGTCTGGTGTGGCTACACAAGCCCGCCACCGACCTCGGTGACGACCCGGCCCGCATCGCGGATAGGGGCGGCAGT
This genomic interval from Streptomyces sp. B21-083 contains the following:
- a CDS encoding TetR/AcrR family transcriptional regulator, translated to MQTRHRPYHHGDLRAALLVRAEETLRDKGQAALSLRELARDLGVSHAAPSRHFKDKQALLEALALIGFERFADVLAASQERAGESFAKRLDAAVRAYVGFATANAALLDLMYSIKHDPQASEALTASVHRYYEQTVGLIAEGQRLGEVREGLPERVALPALMTLHGFAGMAVSGLLAPEATEGQLDDVIAYILRGCAPE
- a CDS encoding oxidoreductase, yielding MATESTKWKITDFPDQTGRTAVVTGANSGLGIATVDALARAGARVILAVRDVKRGEAAAANVLGAKGSLEVRRLDLADLASVREFAAGWKGDLDLLINNAGVMNVPESRTKDGFETQFGTNHLGHFALTNLLLPHVTDRVVTVASAAHRWSGASIYFDNLNLTGQYAPMVAYGQSKLANLLFTLELQRRLTEAGSPVRALAAHPGYAATNLQSHDANFVRRLLMRLTNRLIAQDSQSGALPTLYAAVQDLPGTSYVGPDGRGESRGGPTLVGRSQAASDPVSARRLWTASEELTNTTFPSLPRATAPTRA